A part of Streptomyces sp. NBC_01451 genomic DNA contains:
- a CDS encoding carbohydrate ABC transporter permease translates to MTTDSIPARAADAPPETVRKNRAATPSGGRRRRLFAHPRAGRQHHAGPLAYILLGIAALFSLFPLYWTMVAASTDNTRVTQTPPPFLPGPHLLENLGKAWQDAALGKAMLNSMIVAGVIALSTVLFATLAGFAFAKLRFKGRNVLLMLVIGTMLVPPQLGVVPLFMMMTELGLGQKLPAVIFPTLVSAVGVFFMRQYLSEALPDELVEAGRVDGAHSLRIFWSIVLPIARPPMAVLFMITFVHAWNDFFWPFIVLDMSNPTVPVALTQLSAGYVRDQSLIMAGALLGTLPLLAMFIVFGRQIVGGIMQGAVKG, encoded by the coding sequence ATGACTACAGACAGCATCCCGGCCCGGGCGGCGGACGCACCCCCCGAAACCGTGCGGAAGAACCGCGCGGCCACCCCGTCCGGGGGACGGCGCCGGCGACTGTTCGCGCACCCGCGCGCCGGACGACAGCACCACGCGGGTCCCCTCGCCTACATCCTGCTGGGAATCGCGGCGCTGTTCTCCCTCTTCCCGCTCTACTGGACGATGGTGGCGGCGTCGACCGACAACACGCGCGTCACCCAGACGCCTCCGCCGTTCCTGCCCGGGCCCCACCTGCTGGAGAACCTCGGCAAGGCCTGGCAGGACGCCGCACTGGGCAAGGCCATGCTCAACAGCATGATCGTGGCCGGGGTGATCGCCCTGTCCACGGTGCTGTTCGCCACCCTCGCCGGCTTCGCGTTCGCCAAACTCCGCTTCAAGGGCCGCAACGTCCTGCTGATGCTCGTCATCGGCACGATGCTGGTGCCGCCCCAACTCGGCGTCGTACCGCTGTTCATGATGATGACCGAACTGGGCCTGGGCCAGAAGCTGCCCGCCGTCATCTTCCCCACGCTCGTCAGCGCCGTCGGTGTGTTCTTCATGCGGCAGTACCTGAGCGAGGCACTGCCCGACGAACTCGTCGAGGCCGGACGGGTGGACGGGGCGCACTCCCTGCGCATCTTCTGGAGCATCGTGCTGCCGATCGCCCGGCCTCCCATGGCCGTACTGTTCATGATCACGTTCGTGCACGCCTGGAACGACTTCTTCTGGCCGTTCATCGTGCTCGACATGTCCAATCCGACGGTCCCCGTCGCACTCACCCAGCTGAGCGCGGGATACGTGCGCGACCAGTCGCTGATCATGGCGGGCGCTCTGCTCGGCACCCTGCCCCTGCTCGCCATGTTCATCGTCTTCGGCCGCCAGATCGTCGGCGGAATCATGCAGGGAGCGGTCAAGGGATGA
- a CDS encoding carbohydrate ABC transporter permease translates to MAISTSTPSAGPPGAAPPPGTGAGTGGDRQRRSTLLHRLDVRGAPYAFVAPFFVVFAAFSFYPLIYTSWISLHRVELSTLNLMEWVGFDNYTALWDDDRFWNALLNTITIGVLSTVPQLLMALGLAHLLNYRLRGSTFFRVAALTPYATSVGAAALVFTMLFERDFGMINWMLSLFGVDNIDWENNKWAAQTAISSIVIWRWTGYNALLYLAAMQAIPRDRYEAAAIDGASRWQQFLMVTVPGIRSTIVFTIVLSTIGATQLFGEPLIFGQGPNGITGGADNQYQTLGLLLYEEGWKNYQMGRAATVAWAMFLLLIVVFVVQRVVQRVAARKA, encoded by the coding sequence GTGGCCATCTCCACCTCGACACCCTCGGCCGGCCCGCCCGGCGCCGCCCCTCCGCCCGGGACCGGCGCAGGCACCGGCGGGGACCGTCAGCGGCGAAGCACGCTGCTGCACCGCCTCGACGTACGGGGCGCCCCGTACGCCTTCGTCGCCCCGTTCTTCGTCGTCTTCGCCGCCTTCAGCTTCTACCCCCTGATCTACACCTCGTGGATCTCCCTGCACCGCGTCGAACTGTCCACCCTGAACCTCATGGAGTGGGTCGGCTTCGACAACTACACGGCCCTGTGGGACGACGACCGTTTCTGGAACGCGCTGCTCAACACCATCACCATCGGCGTCCTGTCGACCGTGCCGCAGCTGCTGATGGCGCTGGGCCTGGCGCATCTGCTCAACTACCGGCTGCGCGGCTCGACGTTCTTCCGCGTCGCCGCCCTGACGCCGTACGCCACCTCGGTGGGTGCCGCGGCCCTCGTGTTCACGATGCTCTTCGAGCGCGACTTCGGCATGATCAACTGGATGCTGAGCCTGTTCGGTGTCGACAACATCGACTGGGAGAACAACAAGTGGGCCGCGCAGACGGCCATTTCGTCGATCGTCATCTGGCGCTGGACCGGCTACAACGCGCTGCTCTACCTCGCCGCGATGCAGGCGATCCCGCGCGACCGGTACGAGGCCGCGGCCATCGACGGCGCCTCGCGGTGGCAGCAGTTCCTGATGGTCACCGTCCCCGGCATCCGTTCCACCATCGTGTTCACCATCGTCCTGTCCACGATCGGCGCCACCCAGCTCTTCGGTGAGCCCCTGATCTTCGGCCAGGGCCCCAACGGCATCACCGGGGGAGCGGACAACCAGTACCAGACGCTGGGACTGCTGCTGTACGAGGAGGGCTGGAAGAACTACCAGATGGGCCGGGCCGCCACGGTCGCCTGGGCGATGTTCCTGCTGCTCATCGTCGTGTTCGTCGTCCAACGAGTGGTCCAGCGCGTCGCAGCGCGCAAGGCCTGA
- a CDS encoding LacI family DNA-binding transcriptional regulator: MEGRQRPTIKTVAARAGVGRTTVSRVINGSELVSEKARAAVLAAIDELNYVPNSVARGLVTSRTNSVALVIPESASRLGSEPYFAAVIRGVSTALAETRTQLQLVLVRDQAERDQLTESVAERRVDGVLLVSVHEHDPLPGLLEDMGLPTVLAGRRSPAESLSHVHSDNAGGAAAAVRHLLARGRRTVTTISGPLDMDVARSRLQGWREALEKAGHEVTDQLAASADFTEEGGAAAMRSLLGQVPELDAVFIASDVMAAGALTELRRQKRRVPDDVAVVGFDDSIIARHSNPPLTSVRQPIEEIGSMIARILLREIGDPEEPRQHVVLPTELVIRESS; encoded by the coding sequence ATGGAGGGCAGGCAACGCCCGACCATCAAGACCGTGGCCGCGCGCGCCGGCGTCGGACGCACCACGGTTTCACGAGTCATCAACGGCTCGGAACTCGTCAGCGAAAAGGCGAGGGCCGCCGTGCTCGCCGCCATCGACGAACTGAACTACGTACCGAACTCGGTCGCCCGGGGGCTCGTGACGAGCAGGACGAACTCCGTTGCCCTGGTGATCCCCGAATCGGCGAGCAGACTGGGCTCCGAGCCCTACTTCGCCGCGGTCATCCGCGGTGTCAGCACCGCCCTCGCGGAAACCCGGACACAGCTCCAACTGGTGCTCGTACGCGACCAGGCCGAGCGGGACCAGCTCACCGAGTCGGTGGCGGAGCGGCGCGTCGACGGGGTGCTCCTGGTCTCGGTGCACGAGCACGACCCACTGCCGGGGCTGCTGGAGGACATGGGCCTGCCCACGGTGCTCGCCGGACGCCGCTCCCCCGCCGAGTCGCTCAGCCACGTGCACTCCGACAACGCGGGCGGAGCCGCGGCGGCCGTCAGGCACCTGCTCGCGCGAGGCAGACGGACCGTCACCACGATCAGCGGTCCCCTCGACATGGACGTGGCGCGCAGTCGGCTCCAGGGCTGGCGGGAGGCCCTTGAGAAAGCGGGTCACGAGGTCACCGATCAGCTGGCGGCCTCGGCGGACTTCACCGAAGAGGGCGGCGCGGCCGCCATGCGTTCACTCCTTGGACAAGTCCCCGAACTCGACGCCGTGTTCATCGCCTCTGACGTCATGGCGGCGGGGGCACTGACGGAGTTGCGCAGGCAGAAGCGCCGCGTCCCCGACGACGTGGCGGTGGTCGGCTTCGACGACTCCATCATCGCCCGGCACAGCAATCCGCCCCTCACCAGTGTGCGTCAGCCCATCGAGGAGATCGGCAGCATGATCGCCCGCATCCTCCTCAGGGAGATCGGCGACCCTGAGGAGCCGCGTCAGCATGTCGTTCTTCCCACCGAGCTCGTGATCCGCGAATCCTCCTAG
- a CDS encoding extracellular solute-binding protein, with protein sequence MDKFRRKSHTRAVAAVSAVSALGLIVSCGGSDSGGTGGGTKDGKVTITMGLFGVMGFKETGLLDTYMKEHPNVVIKADVAGDEQTYYTALQTHLAAGSGLKDVQGIEIGRAKELSDTQQDKFVDLAGVSGTDHFLPWKQSQVTTADKKVIGLGTDIGPMAVCYRKDLFEQAGLPTDREEVAKLWEGDWSKYVDAGKRFKQNSKADKVAFMDTSSGLFNAMIYGNSQQFYDKEGELIYATNPVVKDAWKLASEAATSGLTAKLRQFQPGWDPGLANGTFATAVCPAWMLAHISEKAGPANKGKWDVAKAPKGANWGGSFLGVMEKSPVKKEAQELVAWLTAPEQQAYLFKEIGNFPSSQTALALPEVVDAKSEYFSGAPIGKIFGAAAQEIPDEQVLGRKDGTIKDIFSQGLTLIEAQNKSPEQAWKTTDKRIGKAVG encoded by the coding sequence ATGGACAAGTTCCGAAGGAAGTCACACACGAGAGCGGTCGCCGCGGTCTCGGCCGTGTCGGCACTCGGACTGATCGTGAGCTGTGGTGGCAGCGACAGCGGAGGGACCGGCGGGGGAACGAAGGACGGCAAGGTCACCATCACCATGGGCCTGTTCGGCGTCATGGGCTTCAAGGAGACCGGACTGCTCGACACCTATATGAAGGAGCACCCGAACGTCGTCATCAAGGCGGACGTCGCGGGTGACGAGCAGACCTACTACACAGCCCTTCAGACCCACTTGGCCGCCGGCAGCGGACTCAAGGACGTCCAGGGCATAGAGATTGGTAGGGCCAAGGAACTGTCCGACACCCAGCAGGACAAGTTCGTCGATCTGGCCGGTGTGTCCGGCACCGACCACTTCCTGCCGTGGAAGCAGAGCCAGGTCACCACCGCGGACAAGAAGGTCATCGGCCTCGGCACCGACATCGGCCCGATGGCCGTCTGCTACCGCAAGGACCTCTTCGAGCAGGCCGGCCTGCCCACCGACCGTGAGGAGGTCGCCAAGCTGTGGGAGGGCGACTGGTCGAAGTACGTCGACGCGGGCAAGCGGTTCAAGCAGAACTCGAAGGCCGACAAGGTCGCCTTCATGGACACCTCCAGCGGACTGTTCAACGCCATGATCTACGGCAACTCCCAGCAGTTCTACGACAAGGAGGGTGAGCTGATATACGCCACCAACCCCGTCGTGAAGGACGCGTGGAAGCTGGCCTCCGAGGCGGCCACCTCCGGTCTGACCGCCAAGCTCCGCCAGTTCCAGCCCGGTTGGGACCCCGGTCTGGCCAACGGCACCTTCGCCACCGCCGTCTGCCCGGCGTGGATGCTCGCGCACATCAGCGAGAAGGCGGGCCCGGCCAACAAGGGCAAGTGGGACGTCGCCAAGGCACCCAAGGGTGCCAACTGGGGCGGATCGTTCCTCGGGGTGATGGAGAAGAGCCCCGTCAAGAAGGAGGCACAGGAGCTCGTCGCCTGGCTCACCGCCCCCGAACAACAGGCCTACCTCTTCAAGGAGATCGGCAACTTCCCCTCGTCGCAGACCGCGCTGGCGCTGCCCGAAGTGGTCGACGCCAAGTCGGAGTACTTCAGCGGCGCGCCCATCGGAAAGATCTTCGGCGCCGCTGCCCAGGAGATCCCCGACGAGCAGGTACTCGGCCGCAAGGACGGCACCATCAAGGACATCTTCTCCCAGGGGCTGACCCTGATCGAGGCGCAGAACAAGAGCCCGGAACAGGCGTGGAAGACCACTGACAAGCGCATCGGGAAGGCCGTCGGCTGA
- a CDS encoding cellulose binding domain-containing protein, protein MTPGQALAAGGRGGGRRRRFFTRLQTSTPAPGTLTCRVTGTVSSWNSGPTANLTLTNTGITAINGGFLAFTLPGGQVVPFGWNTACAPASGWMRAKSVTRNGTIVPGASAGIGFQAARTGDTASPDWCSLQRHGLCR, encoded by the coding sequence GTGACACCGGGCCAGGCCCTGGCTGCCGGTGGACGTGGAGGGGGGAGGCGAAGGAGGTTCTTCACGCGGCTCCAGACCTCCACCCCGGCGCCCGGCACCCTGACCTGCCGGGTCACCGGCACCGTCAGCTCGTGGAACTCCGGTCCGACCGCGAACCTCACCCTCACCAACACGGGCATCACCGCGATCAACGGCGGGTTCCTGGCCTTCACCCTGCCCGGCGGCCAGGTCGTCCCGTTCGGTTGGAACACCGCCTGTGCGCCCGCCTCCGGCTGGATGAGGGCAAAGAGCGTCACCCGCAACGGGACCATCGTGCCCGGCGCGTCGGCAGGCATCGGCTTCCAGGCCGCCCGCACCGGTGACACCGCCTCGCCGGACTGGTGCTCGCTTCAACGGCACGGCCTGTGCCGTTGA
- a CDS encoding GH1 family beta-glucosidase, producing MTTIARRVAPAPETTAATTFPPGFTWGTATAAYQIEGAAAVDGRTPSIWDTYSHTPGMVRNGDTGDVATDHYHRWREDVEIMADLGVSAYRFSLSWPRVQPTGRGPAVEKGLDFYRALTDALLEKGIEPVVTLYHWDLPQELEDAGGWPERVTADRFADYAALAARALGDRVKTWTTLNEPWCSAFLGYASGVHAPGRTDPVAALRAAHHLNLAHGKAVQALRAELPAHARASVTLNIHHVRALTESAADLDAVRRIDTLANRVFTGPMLEGEYPQDLLQDTAGLTDWSFVRDGDTATIHQRLDFLGVNYYAPTLVSAATGDAGHGSDGHGMSEHTPWPGADRVAFHRPPGSTTAMGWAVDPSGLYDLLMRLKADFPAMPLMITENGAAFDDYVNPAGEVADPERIAYLHGHLSALRRAIMDGVDVRGYFLWSLLDNFEWGYGYSKRFGAVYVDYPTGERIPKASARWYADVARTGTLPDKDGGNRTAGG from the coding sequence GTGACCACCATCGCCCGACGTGTCGCGCCCGCCCCGGAGACCACCGCCGCCACCACGTTCCCGCCGGGATTCACCTGGGGTACGGCGACCGCCGCCTACCAGATCGAGGGCGCCGCCGCAGTGGACGGACGCACCCCCTCGATCTGGGACACCTACTCGCACACGCCCGGCATGGTGCGCAACGGCGACACCGGTGACGTGGCCACCGACCACTACCACCGTTGGCGCGAGGACGTCGAGATCATGGCCGACCTCGGCGTGAGCGCCTACCGGTTCTCCTTGTCGTGGCCACGGGTGCAGCCGACCGGCAGGGGCCCGGCCGTCGAGAAGGGGCTCGACTTCTACCGTGCCCTGACCGACGCGCTGCTGGAGAAGGGCATCGAGCCGGTCGTCACGCTCTACCACTGGGACCTGCCGCAGGAGCTGGAGGACGCGGGCGGCTGGCCGGAGCGCGTCACCGCCGACCGGTTCGCCGACTACGCGGCCCTGGCGGCCCGCGCGCTGGGAGACCGGGTGAAGACCTGGACCACCCTCAACGAACCCTGGTGCAGCGCCTTCCTCGGATACGCCTCGGGCGTCCACGCGCCCGGCCGCACCGACCCGGTCGCGGCCCTGCGCGCGGCGCACCACCTCAATCTCGCCCACGGCAAGGCGGTTCAGGCACTGCGCGCCGAACTGCCCGCCCACGCGCGGGCGTCCGTCACGCTCAACATCCACCACGTACGCGCGCTGACCGAGTCCGCCGCCGACCTCGACGCGGTCCGCCGGATCGACACGCTGGCCAACCGTGTCTTCACCGGCCCCATGCTGGAGGGCGAGTACCCGCAGGACCTCCTCCAGGACACGGCCGGCCTGACGGACTGGTCCTTCGTACGCGACGGCGACACCGCCACGATCCACCAGCGGCTGGACTTCCTGGGCGTCAACTACTACGCCCCCACCCTCGTTTCCGCAGCCACCGGCGACGCCGGTCACGGCTCCGACGGCCACGGGATGAGCGAGCACACGCCCTGGCCGGGCGCCGACCGGGTCGCCTTCCACCGGCCCCCGGGCAGTACCACGGCGATGGGCTGGGCGGTCGACCCCAGCGGCCTGTACGACCTGCTCATGCGCCTCAAGGCGGACTTCCCCGCGATGCCGCTGATGATCACCGAGAACGGGGCCGCGTTCGACGACTACGTCAACCCGGCGGGCGAGGTGGCCGACCCGGAACGCATCGCCTACCTGCACGGTCACCTGTCGGCCCTGCGGCGGGCAATCATGGACGGCGTCGACGTCCGGGGCTACTTCCTGTGGTCCCTGCTGGACAACTTCGAGTGGGGCTACGGCTACAGCAAGCGCTTCGGCGCCGTCTACGTCGACTACCCGACCGGCGAGCGCATCCCCAAGGCCAGCGCACGCTGGTACGCCGACGTGGCCCGCACCGGCACGCTGCCGGACAAGGACGGTGGGAACCGGACCGCCGGCGGGTGA
- a CDS encoding SpoIIE family protein phosphatase: MDNEPDTTTEAGGAGASEDLAAVIDARGTVMACSAGAGRLLGYEPGDLVGRPAVGLLAAKLPSAMRRRLAAGQLWTCRLALRNRHGDRVTVDLRGTPLTDARGRTHWVVTPAAVTYPAGPTDAGAAELWDLTLAQLPLPVAIYDSEARFVTCNQVMSHAMGLSPEEMRGRTLWEIYPAPPLDEIDRLQHQVVRTGETIFREEQPFRASGEVRDHAWSLFLSPLKDAAGTVLGVSALVIDITEQYLARRRLAVLNDASVRIGTTLDVTWTAEELAEVAVTGFADFATVDLLESVVQGHEPQPVPPGTPVVCRRTAQRSVLTGCPESVVPAGSTDVYPPGSPPAEALITGRGAYYRAGDPLLRAWSTASAARAESMRRFRIHSVMMVPLRARGITLGVMHLMRHRTADVFGPDDLLLAEEIAARAAVSIDNARRYTRERRTALALQRSLLPERLPEVEAVDLAYRYLPAGPGDEIGGDWFDVILLSGGRVALVVGDVVGHGVHASATMGRLRSAVRTLADADFAPDELLTRLDDLVIRLDREEGPDARRQAERASGEVGATCLYAVYDPVAGCCDLARAGHPPPVLVTPDGRAQVVDLPAGPPLGLGGLPFEAVRIDMGEGTLLALYTDGLIEAPGRDIDVGLDLLGETLRRPAANLEEACDEVLRKVRPDPPADDIVLLLARTSALGADQVHTWQLPMDPAAVAGARRMAGGQLADWGLTELGFATELIVSELVTNAIRYGDGPIQLRLIRADALICEVSDCSGTAPHLRRARTFDEGGRGLLLVAQVAERWGSRQTATGKTIWAEQSLPDEGAREAAHGMGTER, encoded by the coding sequence ATGGACAACGAGCCCGACACGACAACAGAAGCAGGGGGCGCGGGAGCGTCCGAGGACCTCGCGGCCGTCATCGACGCCCGCGGAACCGTCATGGCGTGCAGTGCCGGAGCCGGGCGACTGCTCGGGTACGAGCCCGGGGACCTGGTGGGCCGGCCGGCCGTCGGCCTGCTCGCCGCGAAGCTGCCCTCGGCGATGCGGCGGCGCCTGGCCGCCGGGCAGCTGTGGACGTGCAGGCTGGCGCTGCGAAACCGGCACGGGGACCGGGTCACCGTGGACCTCCGGGGCACGCCACTGACGGATGCGCGAGGCAGGACGCACTGGGTCGTCACCCCCGCGGCGGTGACCTACCCCGCCGGACCGACGGACGCGGGGGCGGCGGAGTTGTGGGACCTCACACTGGCGCAGCTCCCGCTGCCCGTCGCCATCTACGACAGCGAGGCGCGGTTCGTCACCTGCAACCAGGTGATGAGCCATGCCATGGGACTGAGCCCGGAGGAGATGCGAGGCCGGACACTGTGGGAGATCTATCCCGCCCCGCCCCTGGACGAGATCGACCGTCTCCAGCACCAGGTCGTGCGCACCGGCGAGACGATCTTCCGCGAGGAGCAGCCCTTTCGAGCCTCCGGTGAGGTCCGCGATCACGCGTGGTCGCTGTTCCTCTCCCCGCTGAAGGACGCGGCGGGGACGGTGCTGGGGGTGTCGGCGCTGGTGATCGACATCACCGAGCAGTACCTGGCCCGGCGCCGCCTGGCGGTGCTCAACGACGCCAGTGTGCGCATCGGCACCACGCTCGACGTGACCTGGACAGCCGAGGAGCTGGCGGAGGTGGCCGTGACGGGATTCGCCGACTTTGCCACCGTCGACCTGCTGGAATCGGTCGTCCAGGGACACGAGCCGCAGCCGGTACCGCCCGGCACGCCTGTCGTCTGCCGCCGTACCGCGCAGCGGTCGGTGCTGACCGGATGCCCGGAATCAGTGGTTCCCGCGGGCAGCACCGACGTCTATCCTCCCGGCTCACCACCGGCCGAGGCCCTCATCACGGGCCGTGGCGCCTACTACCGTGCCGGGGACCCGCTGCTGCGCGCGTGGTCGACGGCGTCGGCGGCGCGTGCCGAGAGCATGAGGCGTTTCAGGATTCACTCGGTGATGATGGTGCCACTGCGTGCGCGGGGGATCACCCTCGGTGTCATGCACCTCATGCGGCATCGGACCGCGGACGTCTTCGGTCCGGACGATCTGTTGCTCGCCGAGGAGATCGCCGCCAGAGCGGCGGTGAGCATCGACAACGCCCGCCGCTACACCCGTGAGCGCCGGACCGCGCTCGCGCTTCAGCGCAGTCTGCTGCCCGAGCGGCTTCCGGAGGTGGAGGCGGTCGACCTCGCCTACCGGTACCTTCCCGCAGGCCCGGGGGACGAGATCGGCGGGGACTGGTTCGACGTGATCTTACTGTCCGGGGGACGGGTCGCGCTGGTGGTGGGCGACGTGGTGGGTCACGGCGTGCACGCCTCGGCCACCATGGGCCGGCTGCGTTCCGCGGTGCGGACCCTCGCCGACGCGGACTTCGCACCCGACGAACTGCTCACCCGGCTGGACGACCTGGTGATCCGCCTCGACCGGGAGGAGGGCCCGGACGCGCGACGGCAGGCGGAGCGGGCCTCGGGAGAGGTCGGGGCCACCTGCCTCTATGCGGTCTACGACCCGGTCGCCGGCTGCTGCGACCTGGCCCGGGCCGGACACCCGCCGCCCGTCCTGGTGACCCCCGACGGCCGGGCCCAAGTGGTGGACCTGCCGGCCGGGCCACCACTCGGCCTGGGCGGACTGCCCTTCGAGGCCGTCCGGATCGACATGGGCGAGGGCACTCTGCTCGCTCTCTACACCGACGGCCTGATCGAGGCTCCGGGCCGCGACATCGACGTCGGGCTGGACCTGCTGGGTGAAACGCTGCGCCGTCCCGCCGCCAACCTGGAGGAAGCCTGCGACGAGGTGCTGCGCAAGGTACGGCCCGATCCCCCTGCCGACGACATCGTCCTTCTCCTGGCTCGCACCTCGGCGCTCGGCGCGGACCAGGTGCACACCTGGCAGCTGCCCATGGACCCCGCGGCCGTCGCCGGGGCCCGGCGCATGGCGGGCGGGCAGCTGGCCGACTGGGGGCTGACCGAGCTCGGGTTCGCCACCGAGCTGATCGTCAGCGAGCTGGTCACCAACGCCATCCGCTACGGCGACGGGCCCATCCAACTGCGGCTCATCCGCGCCGATGCGCTCATCTGCGAAGTCTCGGACTGCAGCGGCACTGCCCCGCACCTGCGGCGGGCCCGCACCTTCGACGAGGGCGGACGCGGACTGCTGCTCGTCGCTCAGGTGGCCGAGCGTTGGGGCAGCCGCCAGACGGCCACCGGCAAGACGATCTGGGCCGAGCAGTCCCTGCCGGACGAGGGTGCCCGCGAGGCCGCCCACGGAATGGGCACCGAGAGATAG
- a CDS encoding VOC family protein: protein MALQLVQVNFKARNDSVLGRFWGAALGWDVSSPEPGATSVKPVGFTWSDPAGICVDVIAVPDPETVRDRVHIELATSSASHHTELVAHLKDLGATPADIGRGDLQRTALADPEGNVFCVLSPREDYRDTGPIAAVVVDCADPRAMARFWDAAMDWTLHEVTDDRALLRSAKGVGPYLEFLRTPHLMDTRKRVHLDLVPSPGDGQAAEVTRLEALGATPADAGRGDFSWKILADPEGNEFCVLRSS, encoded by the coding sequence ATGGCGCTGCAACTTGTTCAGGTGAACTTCAAAGCCCGGAACGACTCGGTGCTCGGCCGTTTCTGGGGAGCGGCGCTCGGCTGGGATGTGTCCAGCCCGGAGCCCGGTGCGACCAGTGTCAAACCCGTGGGTTTCACCTGGTCGGACCCCGCCGGCATCTGCGTCGACGTCATCGCCGTCCCGGACCCCGAAACGGTGAGGGACCGTGTGCACATCGAACTCGCCACCAGCTCCGCGTCCCACCACACGGAGTTGGTCGCGCACCTGAAGGATCTCGGCGCGACACCCGCCGACATTGGCCGGGGCGACCTCCAGCGGACAGCTCTGGCCGACCCGGAGGGCAACGTGTTCTGCGTCCTGTCGCCCCGGGAGGACTACCGGGACACCGGGCCGATCGCCGCCGTGGTCGTCGACTGCGCGGACCCACGGGCCATGGCCCGGTTCTGGGACGCGGCGATGGACTGGACCCTGCACGAGGTGACCGACGATCGTGCGCTGCTGCGGTCCGCCAAGGGCGTCGGACCGTATCTGGAGTTCCTCCGCACGCCCCACCTGATGGACACCCGGAAGCGTGTCCATCTCGACCTGGTGCCCTCCCCGGGTGACGGCCAAGCGGCGGAGGTGACCCGGCTTGAGGCCCTCGGTGCGACGCCCGCCGACGCGGGCAGGGGCGACTTCTCGTGGAAGATCCTGGCCGACCCGGAGGGCAACGAGTTCTGCGTCCTCCGGTCGTCCTGA